Proteins encoded in a region of the Armatimonadota bacterium genome:
- a CDS encoding 3-deoxy-7-phosphoheptulonate synthase — protein MIIVLTPQATDRDLEELTDNLKSRGFGVHVSRGVERTIVGCIGVLDTEKAALSEQLQALPYVERVVIISKPYKLVGRAFRPEGTVIEVRGVPIGGNRLTVMAGPCTIESEEQLMQTARFVKQAGAHILRGGAYKPSTSPYSFQGMGEEGLKLLAAAREETGLPIVTEVMDTRDVELVARYTDIFQVGTRNMTNFALLKEIGNTNMPVLLKRGWASLIEEWMQAAEYIASRGNYNIILCERGIRTFETYTRNTFDINAIPVAKELSHLPVIADPSHGTGKASLVPAVAAAAIAAGADGIIVEVHPHPERALKDGPQSLRFEAFAQMMERLRALAPAVGRSI, from the coding sequence TTGATTATCGTACTCACACCTCAGGCAACGGATAGAGACCTGGAGGAGTTGACCGATAACCTGAAATCGCGCGGGTTCGGTGTGCACGTCTCGCGCGGGGTAGAGCGCACCATCGTCGGTTGTATCGGCGTGCTGGATACCGAAAAGGCGGCCCTTTCCGAGCAGCTGCAAGCGCTGCCCTACGTCGAACGGGTGGTCATCATCTCCAAGCCGTACAAGCTGGTGGGACGTGCTTTTCGCCCAGAAGGCACAGTCATCGAGGTGCGCGGCGTACCCATCGGAGGAAACCGCTTGACGGTGATGGCGGGTCCGTGCACTATCGAGTCGGAAGAGCAGCTGATGCAGACCGCCCGTTTTGTCAAGCAAGCAGGCGCGCATATCTTGCGCGGTGGGGCATATAAACCCAGTACCTCGCCCTACTCGTTCCAGGGTATGGGCGAAGAGGGGCTCAAGCTGCTCGCGGCAGCACGCGAAGAGACAGGACTGCCCATCGTTACCGAGGTGATGGATACCCGCGACGTGGAGCTGGTCGCTCGTTACACCGACATCTTTCAGGTGGGCACGCGCAACATGACCAATTTTGCCCTGCTGAAAGAGATTGGCAATACGAATATGCCAGTGCTGCTTAAGCGCGGTTGGGCATCCCTGATTGAAGAGTGGATGCAGGCAGCGGAATACATCGCCTCGCGCGGCAACTACAACATCATCCTGTGTGAGCGAGGCATCCGCACCTTCGAAACCTACACCCGCAATACCTTCGACATCAACGCCATTCCGGTAGCGAAGGAGCTGTCGCACCTGCCCGTCATCGCCGACCCCTCGCACGGCACGGGCAAGGCGAGCCTTGTACCGGCAGTAGCGGCAGCAGCTATCGCGGCGGGAGCAGACGGCATCATCGTAGAGGTCCATCCGCACCCCGAACGCGCCCTGAAGGACGGTCCGCAGTCGTTGCGTTTCGAGGCGTTTGCACAGATGATGGAGCGTCTGCGCGCCCTCGCTCCGGCGGTTGGACGCAGCATATGA
- a CDS encoding sugar ABC transporter permease has protein sequence MSTLYRWLANICLALFALSVVVPLLWVLMTSFKTGAEIFTAPWGLPRALQWQNFVRAWQEAGIARYFMNSLFVTLATLVVLLPIGAMAAYIFARYPFRGANWLFGAFLGGMMFPLFLTIVPLFLLLARLSLLDTLHGLTLVYVAYSLPFTVFVLTGFFQTLPQELLEAAWIDGCGHARAFWRVMLPLAKPGIIVVGVFNAIGLWNEYPLALVIMSSDERRTLPLGIANLLMVEQYQSDWGALFAGLVIVMLPVLLVYWLFRDRIHETMVAGALKG, from the coding sequence TTGAGCACGCTCTATAGATGGCTGGCGAATATATGCTTAGCGCTATTTGCGCTTTCTGTAGTGGTGCCCCTGCTGTGGGTGCTGATGACCTCTTTCAAAACAGGGGCGGAGATATTCACGGCGCCGTGGGGGCTGCCACGCGCCCTACAGTGGCAGAACTTCGTGCGAGCATGGCAGGAAGCGGGTATCGCTCGCTACTTCATGAACAGCCTGTTTGTGACACTGGCAACCCTGGTGGTGCTGCTGCCTATCGGCGCGATGGCGGCATACATTTTCGCCCGCTACCCGTTTCGCGGTGCAAACTGGTTGTTTGGCGCGTTTCTGGGTGGGATGATGTTCCCCCTCTTCCTCACCATCGTGCCGCTGTTCCTGCTGCTGGCACGTCTGAGCCTGCTGGATACTCTTCACGGTTTAACGCTGGTGTATGTGGCGTACTCGCTGCCCTTCACCGTGTTTGTGCTGACAGGGTTTTTCCAGACTCTGCCTCAAGAACTGCTGGAGGCGGCATGGATAGACGGTTGCGGTCATGCGCGGGCGTTCTGGAGGGTGATGTTACCTCTGGCAAAGCCAGGCATTATTGTGGTCGGGGTGTTCAACGCCATCGGCTTATGGAATGAATACCCGCTGGCGCTGGTGATTATGAGCAGTGACGAACGACGCACTCTGCCACTGGGCATCGCCAACCTGCTGATGGTGGAGCAGTACCAGAGCGACTGGGGCGCGCTGTTTGCGGGGCTGGTCATTGTCATGTTGCCTGTGCTGCTGGTGTACTGGCTGTTCCGCGACCGCATCCACGAGACGATGGTGGCTGGGGCGTTAAAGGGGTAG
- a CDS encoding sugar ABC transporter permease encodes MRGRERGIFVTGFLLPATVLYVLFVVLPVVQAFVFSLYRWRGISANRTFVGLENFRQLFADPIVWLAIRHNLLLFVGTSVVILSLAIALAHAIGHDTSTARFLRSVYLFPQVISLVVVAILWMFILNPSFGILNATLKAVGLEKWAIAWLGERSTALASIGVAHVWHALGFYIMLFAAALRTIPPDVMEAATLDGAMGLTRLRYVTLPMLWAVLRIALVYMAIGTMNIFSLVFLMTQGGPDRATEVMLTYLYEQAFKHSDFGYATALAVLNFVLVMTLSGAILALLRHNPQEGRA; translated from the coding sequence GTGAGAGGTCGCGAACGAGGTATATTCGTAACCGGTTTCCTTCTGCCGGCAACGGTGCTGTATGTGTTGTTCGTGGTGTTGCCAGTGGTGCAGGCGTTTGTCTTTTCGCTATACCGCTGGCGGGGTATTTCCGCCAATCGGACCTTCGTTGGTCTGGAGAACTTTCGTCAGCTTTTCGCCGACCCTATCGTGTGGCTGGCAATTCGTCACAACCTGTTGCTGTTCGTGGGCACGAGTGTCGTCATCCTGTCACTGGCGATCGCGCTGGCACACGCCATCGGGCATGACACGAGCACAGCGCGTTTTCTGCGCTCGGTATACCTGTTCCCGCAGGTGATTTCGCTGGTGGTGGTCGCTATCCTGTGGATGTTCATCCTCAACCCCTCTTTTGGGATCCTCAACGCCACCCTGAAAGCGGTAGGGCTGGAGAAGTGGGCGATTGCTTGGCTGGGCGAGAGGTCTACTGCCTTAGCCTCTATCGGTGTAGCGCACGTCTGGCACGCGCTGGGGTTTTATATTATGCTGTTTGCCGCTGCCCTGCGCACTATCCCACCTGATGTGATGGAAGCGGCAACACTGGACGGAGCCATGGGGCTGACCCGTTTGCGCTATGTGACTCTGCCGATGCTGTGGGCGGTTTTGCGCATTGCGCTGGTATACATGGCGATAGGCACGATGAACATCTTCTCGCTGGTGTTCCTGATGACACAGGGCGGTCCCGACCGCGCTACCGAAGTGATGCTCACCTACCTTTACGAGCAGGCTTTCAAGCATAGCGACTTCGGCTACGCCACCGCGCTGGCGGTGCTAAACTTCGTGCTGGTGATGACGCTAAGTGGGGCGATTCTCGCGCTGCTGCGTCATAACCCGCAGGAGGGCAGGGCATGA
- the epsF gene encoding type II secretion system protein F, whose protein sequence is MPVYRYTAKNQQGGTVTGLVEAEDTRRAAGIVREMGLLLLDVRPERTMNARQAEQVVMQKVVYPVYSGVSVRDLAIFYRQLATAVRAGIPIHRALVSVAENTGKPRLRRVVQAVVNDLMQGKPLSRAMARHPHVFDELQIALVQAGEEGGLLENMLERLADYLERDYKLRLKIRAGTFYPKVLLLAGIFIPKIPILVIGGGVIPYLRETVGWAGPILLAVLAVVAVVRILLQIEPLREAYDSLKLMVPGIGGLVRQLAMARFSRAMAALYSAGVPLPRAIAVSALAADNYYLTKRLRGAVAEVEHGQSISEAFRRTGVVPPLVLDMLHTGESTGNVDTMMDKVAEYYEQETDVKSGQAVVVLSVGVYLLIALWIASMIIGFWQGYAGGSGALLGE, encoded by the coding sequence ATGCCAGTGTATCGCTACACGGCGAAGAATCAGCAGGGCGGCACGGTCACCGGGTTGGTAGAGGCGGAAGATACCCGTCGCGCCGCTGGAATCGTGCGGGAGATGGGGCTATTATTGTTGGATGTGCGCCCTGAGCGAACGATGAACGCGCGGCAAGCGGAACAGGTGGTCATGCAGAAGGTGGTGTACCCCGTTTACTCGGGCGTCTCCGTGCGTGACCTCGCTATTTTCTATCGGCAGCTTGCCACCGCGGTGCGGGCGGGAATCCCCATCCACCGTGCGCTCGTCTCGGTGGCGGAGAACACAGGCAAACCGCGTTTGAGACGGGTGGTGCAGGCGGTGGTGAACGACCTGATGCAGGGCAAGCCGCTTTCTCGCGCGATGGCACGCCATCCGCACGTTTTCGACGAGCTGCAGATCGCACTGGTTCAGGCTGGTGAGGAAGGTGGCTTGCTGGAGAACATGCTGGAACGCCTGGCCGACTACCTGGAGCGCGACTATAAGCTTCGCCTCAAAATCCGCGCGGGCACGTTTTACCCCAAAGTGCTGTTGCTGGCGGGTATCTTCATCCCCAAAATCCCGATTCTGGTGATTGGCGGAGGGGTGATACCCTATTTGCGCGAGACCGTTGGCTGGGCGGGACCGATACTGCTGGCGGTGCTGGCGGTAGTGGCTGTGGTGCGCATCCTGTTGCAGATCGAACCGCTGCGAGAGGCTTACGACTCGCTCAAGCTGATGGTACCGGGCATCGGTGGGCTGGTGCGCCAGCTGGCGATGGCGCGGTTCAGTCGGGCGATGGCTGCGCTCTATTCGGCAGGCGTGCCTCTGCCCCGCGCGATAGCCGTTTCCGCGCTCGCCGCCGATAACTACTACCTGACCAAACGCCTGCGCGGAGCCGTCGCGGAGGTAGAACACGGGCAGTCTATCTCAGAGGCTTTTCGGCGTACGGGAGTAGTGCCTCCACTGGTGCTGGATATGCTGCACACGGGTGAGAGCACGGGCAATGTGGATACGATGATGGATAAAGTTGCCGAATATTATGAACAGGAGACCGATGTGAAAAGCGGTCAGGCAGTGGTGGTGCTGAGCGTAGGGGTGTACCTGCTGATTGCGCTATGGATTGCCAGCATGATTATTGGCTTTTGGCAAGGATACGCCGGGGGTAGCGGTGCGCTTCTGGGGGAATAA
- a CDS encoding phytochrome sensor protein: protein MPTYRFEAVDESTGRPVRGTLRASDEQSLQKILQSRGFAVKRILSAVEDPVQARVPLQRTDRRAERATASLHARAVFFRQLASLLRAGNNPVSALNQIADQPSMPESLQAAARAMLANAHLGQPLSQALEMFPRLFAPHVVGMFRAGELGGSLDVICDEIAAHYEQEHALWRKLWIPRLLILNGIGMLMLVLPLFPAFYTGMARGDASLFYRRYVQLLLTYSLPVFAVTMLLMWGVWWFLDLPANRRWKDAVVMRLPVFGALNRQRALTAFLRTLHRMFAAGVPAISAWEAAAPSAGNVFVREKLIEAVSVIRDGQGIDRALQATGLFDWETISLVAAGQQSGELAGMLDRAASYHEEMLRERYQRASLALIRLGCLSMLILGGAALIWMVYTYFNGMFRFVDEFFGTP from the coding sequence ATGCCGACCTATCGTTTTGAAGCGGTTGACGAGAGCACCGGACGTCCGGTGAGGGGCACTTTGCGGGCGAGCGATGAGCAGAGCCTGCAGAAGATTCTGCAATCGCGAGGGTTCGCGGTTAAACGCATCCTTTCCGCTGTGGAAGATCCCGTACAGGCGCGAGTGCCGCTGCAGCGGACCGACCGACGTGCCGAGCGCGCGACCGCCAGCCTGCATGCGCGGGCGGTGTTTTTCCGACAGCTGGCGTCGCTGCTTCGGGCGGGCAATAACCCCGTCAGCGCGCTGAACCAGATTGCCGACCAGCCCTCCATGCCCGAATCGTTACAGGCGGCGGCGCGTGCGATGCTGGCGAACGCCCATCTGGGGCAACCGCTCTCGCAGGCTCTGGAGATGTTTCCGCGCTTGTTCGCTCCACATGTGGTGGGTATGTTTCGCGCAGGGGAGCTGGGCGGCTCGCTGGACGTTATCTGCGACGAAATCGCCGCTCACTACGAGCAGGAGCACGCTCTGTGGCGCAAACTGTGGATACCGCGCTTGTTAATACTCAACGGCATCGGGATGTTGATGCTGGTACTGCCTCTGTTCCCCGCTTTCTACACCGGCATGGCGCGAGGCGATGCCTCCTTGTTCTACAGACGATACGTACAACTGCTGCTTACCTATTCCTTGCCTGTGTTTGCTGTGACGATGCTGCTGATGTGGGGAGTGTGGTGGTTTTTAGACCTTCCGGCAAACCGTCGCTGGAAGGATGCTGTTGTCATGCGATTGCCGGTGTTCGGTGCGCTTAACCGCCAACGCGCGCTCACCGCCTTCCTGCGCACCCTGCACCGCATGTTTGCGGCTGGAGTGCCCGCCATCAGCGCATGGGAAGCGGCGGCGCCCTCTGCAGGTAACGTCTTTGTGCGGGAGAAGCTGATAGAGGCAGTGTCAGTAATCCGCGACGGCCAGGGCATAGACCGTGCGCTGCAGGCAACAGGGTTATTTGACTGGGAGACGATTAGCCTTGTTGCAGCTGGTCAGCAAAGCGGTGAACTCGCTGGTATGCTAGACCGCGCAGCCAGTTACCACGAGGAGATGTTGCGTGAGCGTTACCAGCGGGCGTCGTTAGCGTTGATTCGGTTGGGCTGCCTGAGTATGTTGATTCTAGGTGGCGCAGCGCTGATATGGATGGTGTATACCTACTTTAACGGCATGTTCCGTTTCGTGGACGAGTTTTTCGGCACACCGTAG
- a CDS encoding 2-amino-4-hydroxy-6-hydroxymethyldihydropteridine diphosphokinase, which yields MSANAWLSLGSNQGDRLSNLREAIQRLRAPQVEVVRCASVYETEPVGYDTPQPLYLNTVVQVRTTLEPVDLLEHVMAVEQAGGRVRTHYGNPRTIDIDIVLYEGVQMRTEKLTLPHPRMHERAFVLVPLLEIAPDLALPDGTPIRDLVEQPVVQAQKLWKLDHADLSF from the coding sequence ATGAGTGCGAATGCGTGGCTGAGTCTTGGCTCCAATCAGGGCGACCGCCTGAGCAACCTGCGCGAGGCGATACAGAGGCTTCGCGCGCCGCAAGTGGAAGTGGTGCGTTGCGCCAGCGTGTACGAGACCGAGCCGGTAGGCTATGACACACCACAGCCGTTGTACCTCAACACGGTAGTACAGGTGCGGACGACGCTAGAGCCTGTTGACCTCCTGGAGCACGTGATGGCGGTAGAGCAGGCAGGCGGACGGGTGCGTACACACTACGGCAACCCACGCACTATCGATATCGATATCGTGCTGTATGAAGGGGTGCAGATGCGAACGGAAAAGCTCACCTTGCCCCATCCCCGCATGCATGAACGTGCCTTTGTACTGGTTCCTTTGCTGGAAATCGCGCCTGACCTCGCCCTGCCTGACGGCACGCCCATTCGTGATTTGGTGGAACAGCCTGTAGTGCAGGCGCAGAAGTTGTGGAAGCTGGACCATGCCGACCTATCGTTTTGA